The following proteins come from a genomic window of Osmerus eperlanus unplaced genomic scaffold, fOsmEpe2.1 SCAFFOLD_450, whole genome shotgun sequence:
- the LOC134015562 gene encoding glutamate receptor ionotropic, delta-2-like, whose amino-acid sequence EEPFVMVSENVLGKPKKYQGFSIDVLDALSSYLGFKYEIYVTPDHKYGSLQPDGIWNGLMGELVFKRADVGLSALTITPEREGAVDFTSRYMDYSVGVLLRKAERTVDMFACLAPFDLSLWACIAGTVLLVGVLVYLLNWLNPPRLPLGAMTSTTLYKLHVVRLRVLRPAG is encoded by the exons GAGGAGCCCTTCGTGATGGTGTCGGAGAACGTTCTAGGCAAGCCCAAGAAGTACCAGGGGTTCTCCATCGACGTTCTGGATGCCCTCTCCAGCTACCTGGGGTTCAAGTATGAGATCTACGTGACGCCCGACCACAAGTACGGCAGCCTGCAGCCAGACGGCATCTGGAACGGCCTCATGGGAGAGCTTGTGTTCAAG cgtgCTGACGTGGGTCTCTCAGCCTTGACCATCACCCCGGAGCGCGAGGGTGCGGTGGACTTCACGTCCCGCTACATGGACTACTCCGTGGGGGTGCTGCTGCGGAAGGCTGAGCGTACGGTGGACATGTTCGCCTGCCTGGCGCCCTTCGACCTGTCCCTGTGGGCGTGCATCGCCGGCACGGTGCTGCTGGTGGGCGTGCTGGTGTACCTGCTCAACTGGCTCAACCCCCCGCGCCTGCCCTTGGGAGCCATGACCTCCACCACGCTCTACAAACTCCATGTGGTTCGTCTACGGGTCCTTCGTCCAGCAgg